In Phragmitibacter flavus, a genomic segment contains:
- the cas2 gene encoding CRISPR-associated endonuclease Cas2 — MSARDINLSSRVTYLVCYDIANDKRLKKVFKLCKNYGNHLQYSIFECDLSPRERTRMEVELKSLIKSTEDQVLFVSLGPAEGRGDRVISALGKPYTHFDAPCYVV, encoded by the coding sequence ATGTCCGCCCGCGATATCAACCTCAGTTCACGCGTCACCTATCTGGTGTGCTACGACATCGCCAACGACAAGCGATTGAAGAAAGTCTTCAAGCTCTGCAAGAACTACGGCAACCACCTGCAATATTCCATTTTCGAATGCGACCTGAGTCCCCGAGAGCGCACCCGCATGGAAGTCGAGTTAAAATCGCTGATCAAATCCACCGAGGATCAGGTTTTATTTGTTTCGTTGGGACCCGCCGAAGGTCGTGGTGATCGCGTGATCAGCGCCCTAGGCAAACCCTACACCCACTTTGACGCCCCCTGTTATGTGGTGTAA
- the cas4g/cas1g gene encoding CRISPR-associated endonuclease Cas4g/Cas1g, with protein sequence MSDFDMALDYRTARAMYPHRPDLWHPPEFLYDPIPIPLDHPELPLFERLEANPSAVDPNRTSAVFTDPIPARMLNEFVYCPRLFYYEFVDNVFVESIDTERGSAIHKKVDKGRGDLPSAMPSVKDSAASAPASPASAEAEQEQEQEASTTPTAVQTDTIHSRSATLGSDRLGVLAKMDLVEVQLATISVPASASLPPSSGKSKTKATTPELDLFATPDPPSSKNQSQTQTQTHVQSVTPVDYKVGSPRIGENGVQLWDADKMQLGLQILILRDNHYHCDQGVIYYKETRQRVPLQMTPELEQWIINHIEQARQVAASPVKPEPLLNSPKCVRCSLAPVCLPDETRFMQRWSEASPHLDRNSFSKNRLSPTLTSSTTSTATQLSPRRLIAARDDERALYLNTQGARVTQRGEVLIVKEETATKGEFRLKDLSHLALFGNIQITTQAIQTLCEAEIPVAYFSQSGWFYGITRGHGLKNVFTRIEQFNTAQDPRRCLALAQRFVHGKIRNHRTQLMRNHVSLPDGVSLKLKRAASDALAARSIAELLGIEGAAANLYFQNFAGLIKVNPDDDELPGLEPQASTANSENNSDIDPSFTFDFNKRSRRPPADPVNALLSFAYSILAKDCTLAALAVGYDPYIGFYHQPRHGRPALALDLMEEFRPLIAESAVLTAINNRMITPAHFVRAGDAINLTQHGRKAFFQAYEQRINSLITHPIFDYKASYRRIIELQARMLARYLTGEIPEYVPMMTR encoded by the coding sequence ATGAGCGACTTCGACATGGCCCTCGACTACCGGACCGCCCGTGCGATGTATCCGCATCGTCCGGATCTTTGGCACCCGCCCGAATTCCTCTACGATCCGATTCCCATCCCGCTCGACCACCCCGAGCTGCCCCTCTTCGAACGTCTCGAAGCCAATCCCTCAGCGGTCGACCCCAATCGAACCTCCGCCGTCTTCACCGATCCCATCCCGGCACGGATGCTCAATGAATTTGTCTATTGCCCACGCCTCTTCTACTACGAATTCGTCGACAATGTCTTCGTCGAAAGCATCGACACCGAACGAGGCAGCGCCATCCACAAAAAGGTCGACAAAGGTCGCGGCGATCTGCCTTCAGCGATGCCAAGCGTCAAAGACAGTGCCGCCTCTGCGCCAGCATCACCGGCCTCAGCGGAAGCGGAACAAGAACAAGAACAAGAAGCCTCCACAACACCAACCGCGGTCCAGACCGACACCATCCATTCCCGCTCGGCCACCCTCGGCTCTGACCGCCTCGGTGTCCTCGCCAAAATGGACCTCGTCGAAGTCCAGCTCGCCACCATCTCCGTTCCTGCATCTGCGTCCTTGCCCCCGAGCTCAGGCAAATCCAAAACCAAAGCCACTACTCCCGAACTCGATCTTTTCGCCACTCCAGATCCGCCCTCATCAAAAAACCAAAGCCAAACCCAAACCCAGACCCACGTTCAAAGCGTCACCCCCGTCGATTACAAAGTCGGCTCGCCCCGCATCGGAGAAAACGGAGTGCAACTATGGGACGCCGACAAAATGCAGCTCGGCCTGCAAATTCTTATCCTGCGCGACAACCACTACCATTGCGATCAGGGCGTCATTTATTACAAGGAAACCCGCCAGCGTGTGCCCTTGCAGATGACCCCCGAGCTTGAGCAATGGATCATCAACCATATCGAACAAGCCCGCCAGGTCGCCGCCTCGCCCGTCAAACCCGAACCCCTGCTCAACAGCCCCAAGTGCGTCCGTTGCTCCCTCGCCCCCGTCTGCCTACCCGACGAAACCCGCTTCATGCAACGCTGGTCCGAAGCGTCGCCCCACCTCGACCGCAACTCCTTCTCGAAAAATCGGCTCTCACCCACGCTCACATCTTCAACCACATCCACAGCCACCCAACTTTCACCACGTCGACTCATCGCCGCCCGCGATGACGAACGCGCCCTTTATCTCAACACCCAGGGTGCCAGGGTCACCCAACGCGGTGAAGTTCTCATCGTCAAAGAAGAGACCGCCACCAAAGGCGAGTTCCGTCTTAAAGACCTCAGCCATCTCGCCCTGTTCGGCAACATCCAGATCACCACCCAAGCCATCCAAACCCTTTGCGAAGCCGAAATCCCCGTCGCTTACTTCAGCCAGAGCGGCTGGTTCTACGGCATCACCCGCGGTCATGGACTGAAAAATGTCTTCACCCGCATCGAACAATTCAATACCGCCCAGGACCCTCGACGTTGCCTCGCCCTCGCCCAACGATTTGTTCACGGAAAAATCCGCAACCATCGCACCCAGCTGATGCGCAACCACGTCAGCCTCCCCGACGGCGTCAGCTTGAAACTCAAACGCGCTGCCAGCGACGCCCTCGCCGCCCGCTCCATCGCCGAACTCCTCGGCATCGAAGGCGCCGCCGCCAACCTGTATTTTCAAAACTTCGCCGGCCTCATCAAAGTCAATCCCGACGACGACGAACTCCCCGGACTCGAACCTCAAGCATCCACGGCCAACAGCGAAAACAACTCCGACATCGACCCATCTTTCACCTTCGACTTCAACAAACGCAGCCGACGTCCCCCTGCCGATCCTGTCAACGCCCTGCTCTCCTTCGCCTACAGCATTCTGGCCAAAGACTGCACCCTCGCCGCCCTCGCCGTGGGATACGATCCTTACATCGGCTTCTACCATCAACCCCGTCATGGCCGACCCGCCCTCGCCCTCGACCTCATGGAAGAATTCCGACCCCTCATCGCCGAAAGCGCTGTGCTCACCGCCATCAACAACCGCATGATCACCCCCGCCCATTTTGTCCGCGCCGGCGACGCCATCAATCTCACCCAACACGGACGCAAAGCCTTTTTTCAAGCCTACGAGCAGCGCATCAACAGCCTCATCACCCATCCTATCTTCGACTACAAAGCCAGTTATCGACGCATCATAGAGTTACAAGCCCGCATGCTCGCCCGCTATCTCACCGGCGAAATTCCCGAATACGTCCCCATGATGACCCGTTGA
- a CDS encoding plasmid pRiA4b ORF-3 family protein, translating into MNQHHFTIQHGDYSADIVLGGEWSLYDLAEYIIKTIGFDFDHSFEFCDNLKNPYRSKERYTLFADMGDDPDYNDPGVQNTLVSTVFKPKRKMIFHFDYGDDWHFLVTCKAVKPSEKKRRFRSVLTTQGTPPTQYPNYDEEDV; encoded by the coding sequence ATGAACCAACACCACTTCACCATTCAACACGGCGATTACTCGGCTGACATCGTGCTTGGCGGAGAATGGTCGCTCTACGACTTGGCAGAATACATCATCAAGACCATCGGATTCGACTTCGATCACTCGTTTGAATTCTGTGACAACCTGAAAAATCCTTACCGGAGCAAGGAACGTTACACCCTCTTTGCTGACATGGGCGACGATCCCGACTACAACGATCCAGGCGTGCAAAACACCCTTGTCTCAACCGTTTTCAAACCGAAACGAAAAATGATCTTTCACTTCGATTACGGCGACGACTGGCATTTCCTCGTCACCTGCAAGGCCGTGAAACCGTCCGAGAAAAAACGTCGATTCCGTTCCGTGCTCACCACCCAAGGCACCCCACCGACCCAATATCCCAATTATGATGAGGAGGACGTGTAA
- the csb2 gene encoding type I-G CRISPR-associated protein Csb2: protein MPTLSIRFIGGHYHATPWDKAQNEGAVEWPPSPWRLLRALIATGYAKLPEWLDGTPPPLAKSLIEHLATALPSYKLPPATGAHTRHYMPTNSNPTLVLDSRAVLGSDHEPMLVHWPVELTQEEQSLFDSLAVRLSYLGRAESWTECESIQVPTFTSSLADGWTIPHDDSTPLPSHCDQIPLIAPVSSPIYSEWVNSLPKPKNKKLAPAPSLFCALQVETSWLQKHGWSAPPGSRLVIYDHPSASAISIAPTPKANRPARPTVPFVLLALSSSARSRSPMPLRERTLPQAELLHQAITSKVQKLANHTDTVSELIGLDAVRKPTIGHRHAHILPLTLLNADNHLDHILIWTPGGLSESSQNVLRSLRKTYMKGGVGEVEVRFAGSGTREEFKKIPALNHILGEAKVWQSLTPFLLPRHPKKNGRNTIEGQITEELTSRSLPSPKSIEILREESIGFRHFVRARRKGARPPEDFGYALRLTFPISISGPIAIGHSSHFGLGLFVPADQHSSIP from the coding sequence ATGCCCACACTTTCCATCCGTTTCATCGGCGGGCACTACCACGCCACTCCCTGGGACAAAGCCCAGAACGAAGGCGCGGTCGAGTGGCCTCCCTCGCCGTGGCGACTCCTCCGCGCCCTCATCGCCACAGGTTACGCCAAGCTACCCGAGTGGCTGGATGGCACGCCACCTCCTTTAGCCAAGTCACTTATCGAACACCTCGCCACCGCCCTCCCCTCATACAAGCTTCCACCAGCCACTGGAGCGCACACGCGGCACTACATGCCTACCAACTCGAACCCAACACTCGTGCTTGATTCACGCGCGGTCTTGGGCTCGGACCACGAGCCCATGCTGGTTCACTGGCCCGTCGAATTAACACAGGAAGAACAATCGCTTTTCGACTCACTCGCCGTTCGTCTCTCCTATCTTGGTCGCGCCGAATCGTGGACTGAATGTGAGAGCATACAAGTGCCAACTTTCACCTCATCTCTTGCCGATGGATGGACCATTCCGCATGATGACAGCACACCATTACCCTCGCATTGTGACCAAATACCTCTTATCGCGCCGGTCTCCTCCCCCATCTACTCTGAATGGGTAAACTCTCTACCAAAACCGAAGAACAAAAAACTAGCCCCGGCTCCATCTCTATTTTGTGCCCTTCAGGTTGAAACTTCATGGCTGCAAAAGCACGGCTGGTCAGCACCGCCCGGCTCTCGCCTTGTCATCTACGACCACCCTTCTGCCAGCGCGATTTCCATCGCGCCAACGCCGAAAGCAAATCGACCCGCTAGACCGACTGTTCCCTTCGTATTACTCGCGCTTTCCTCATCCGCCCGCAGCCGTTCTCCCATGCCGTTACGAGAACGCACTCTACCACAAGCCGAACTCCTTCACCAAGCCATTACCTCTAAAGTTCAAAAACTAGCAAATCACACGGACACAGTCTCCGAACTCATCGGCTTGGACGCAGTGCGTAAACCCACCATCGGACATCGCCACGCGCACATTCTTCCGCTCACACTGTTGAATGCGGACAATCATCTCGATCACATCCTCATCTGGACTCCCGGCGGTCTTTCCGAGAGTTCTCAAAACGTTCTGCGCTCACTGCGCAAAACCTATATGAAAGGCGGCGTCGGCGAAGTGGAGGTGCGCTTTGCGGGAAGCGGCACCCGCGAAGAATTCAAAAAAATTCCCGCTCTCAACCACATACTAGGCGAAGCCAAAGTCTGGCAGTCACTAACACCATTTCTGCTCCCTCGCCATCCAAAGAAAAACGGACGCAACACAATTGAGGGACAGATAACTGAAGAACTGACCAGCCGCAGTCTCCCCTCGCCGAAATCCATTGAAATTTTGCGCGAAGAAAGCATAGGCTTTCGCCATTTCGTTCGCGCACGCCGCAAGGGAGCACGTCCGCCGGAGGATTTCGGATACGCCTTGCGCCTGACCTTTCCTATTAGCATTTCCGGTCCAATAGCAATTGGCCACAGCTCCCACTTCGGCCTCGGTCTCTTTGTCCCGGCCGACCAACACTCATCAATTCCATGA
- the cas7g gene encoding type I-G CRISPR-associated RAMP protein Csb1/Cas7g — protein sequence MSIQLDSLQNAHRILFNIPLSPVQGERFQPTGFPSLGAATYQTRKGESLLVESAQSMANRLEGVIWDAASQKPIGAAEGISYIRVERKGEFLTSSILESHRINSPYLLAGKIDNKTLFDEFKDALGGLAEGPINRRLLAQTLFEYDANALIHGVFLAAKQGKETLAGGRLRIARALSAFIEADGSKVAASGGVKNDHVNPQGDTGAGFGNVPFSRDEYTAQTITLYVNLDLDQIRGYGLDEKATHLLLVLALYKVRALLSGALRLRTSCDLEPQVSEITAVRPEGFSLPSLKDLKTELKASIAANKTALKQTTVKYEDELTKGKGEDEDAELQVGNSDEQ from the coding sequence ATGAGCATTCAACTCGACTCTCTGCAAAACGCACATCGCATCCTCTTCAACATCCCGCTTAGCCCAGTTCAGGGCGAACGGTTTCAGCCCACCGGCTTCCCTTCGCTCGGTGCCGCGACTTATCAGACCCGAAAAGGCGAGTCACTTCTTGTCGAATCTGCACAATCAATGGCCAATCGTCTTGAAGGCGTAATTTGGGATGCAGCCAGTCAGAAACCCATTGGTGCGGCCGAAGGCATCTCCTACATTCGCGTCGAGCGAAAGGGCGAATTCCTCACCTCATCAATCCTAGAATCCCATCGAATTAATTCGCCTTACCTGCTCGCAGGTAAAATAGATAACAAGACCTTGTTCGATGAATTTAAAGACGCACTTGGCGGCCTAGCCGAAGGACCAATCAACCGGCGACTCCTAGCCCAAACGCTCTTTGAATATGACGCCAACGCACTCATTCACGGCGTATTTCTCGCAGCCAAGCAAGGGAAAGAAACTCTCGCCGGAGGACGCCTCCGCATCGCCCGTGCGCTCTCAGCGTTCATTGAGGCTGACGGCAGCAAAGTTGCCGCATCCGGTGGAGTGAAAAACGATCATGTGAATCCCCAAGGGGACACCGGAGCCGGCTTCGGAAACGTGCCTTTCTCACGTGATGAATACACGGCGCAAACCATTACGCTCTACGTCAATCTCGACCTTGATCAGATTCGTGGTTACGGTCTTGATGAAAAAGCCACTCACCTGCTTCTGGTTCTAGCACTCTACAAAGTGCGGGCACTCCTATCTGGAGCGTTGCGCCTCCGCACCTCATGCGACTTGGAACCCCAAGTTTCCGAAATCACTGCCGTCCGTCCCGAAGGGTTCAGCCTCCCATCGCTCAAAGATCTGAAGACAGAATTGAAAGCGTCCATTGCCGCCAACAAAACCGCTCTCAAGCAAACAACCGTCAAATACGAAGACGAACTAACCAAGGGCAAAGGCGAAGACGAGGATGCCGAACTGCAGGTAGGGAACTCCGACGAGCAATAA
- the cas8g1 gene encoding type I-G CRISPR-associated protein Cas8g1/Csx17 → MLNDIPLSGCSPTPLASYLKALGVFRLISEQADSSARGYWKNEAFVLSTKLTKEELAEFFLTRYAPTPVVDPWNRGSGFLSSGDKAAKNLASFEYSKAARLKPFRDSIVQVRAVPLLAKMRKVVNSKKEFDKTKPDFIKQCRLIWRGSLLEWLDAAVIIGSDVSLAWPSLLGTGGNDGRLDFTDNFRQRYLDLFDVSKPDAPPAENTAPLLEHALHGNAVTGTGNHSIGQYMPGAAGGANSSNGFDGRGNVNPWDFILFMEGSVLFAAAASRRLGATGVSSSSAPFAIRANSIGNASVSMKEKSARGEQWFPLWDRPAALREIRALLSEGRAQLGPMTVREPVDMARAIARLGVARGISAFERYGYIERNGQSTFAVPLGRWKVVSQPNQSLLSDLDTYLRRISREAAGKRATASLTTAARRLNDSVFAVAADGTSPFRWQDVLLALSGADALAATLPPSKNGFGIVPKLHSGWLVSANDGSVEFRLAVAFASQRGIRRYFLPLNKFGNQLDEKGDVNVVCSGRDFVADAIAFLDRRLIDSAKDTSRTLMQFADVFASLSDISSFLQGALDTGRIMSLARALMAIDYKDSSLIASPIGSEPPEDAFTLFRFCLAPRHWQNDPRHLQKDIPVRADIFRRLSSGDLSSASRLAASHLRAHGFIPPLSIAAGDSRLLAAALAFPLSSASRDILLRSFISVSDNNQPKNKLHQ, encoded by the coding sequence ATGCTGAACGATATTCCTCTCTCTGGGTGCTCCCCGACTCCGCTAGCCTCGTATCTCAAGGCACTAGGCGTGTTCCGCCTTATATCCGAACAAGCCGATTCCTCCGCACGAGGCTATTGGAAAAATGAAGCTTTTGTTCTCTCCACAAAACTCACCAAAGAAGAACTCGCAGAGTTTTTCCTTACTCGCTACGCGCCCACCCCCGTAGTTGATCCGTGGAATCGAGGTAGCGGTTTTCTCTCTTCTGGAGATAAGGCTGCAAAGAACCTAGCGTCCTTCGAATACTCAAAGGCCGCACGACTAAAACCATTTCGCGATAGCATTGTCCAGGTTCGTGCAGTTCCACTCCTTGCAAAAATGCGCAAAGTCGTGAACTCCAAAAAAGAGTTCGACAAGACGAAGCCAGATTTCATCAAGCAATGTCGGCTGATTTGGCGTGGCTCACTCCTAGAATGGCTTGATGCCGCAGTCATTATTGGTTCAGACGTTTCATTGGCATGGCCTTCGTTGTTGGGAACGGGCGGGAACGATGGCCGCCTCGATTTCACAGACAACTTTCGCCAGCGTTACCTCGATCTATTCGACGTTTCAAAGCCGGATGCGCCCCCAGCCGAAAACACCGCGCCACTGCTTGAACACGCGCTTCATGGCAACGCAGTCACCGGAACGGGCAATCACAGCATCGGACAATATATGCCGGGAGCCGCAGGCGGTGCAAACAGTTCGAACGGTTTTGACGGTAGAGGCAATGTCAATCCATGGGACTTCATTCTATTCATGGAAGGGTCCGTTTTATTTGCCGCAGCAGCCTCGCGTCGCCTAGGTGCCACAGGTGTCTCCAGTTCATCGGCTCCCTTCGCCATTCGCGCCAACTCGATCGGCAACGCCTCGGTATCCATGAAGGAAAAATCTGCTCGTGGTGAGCAGTGGTTTCCGCTTTGGGATCGTCCAGCAGCACTGCGTGAGATTCGCGCTTTGCTTTCAGAGGGTCGCGCGCAACTCGGACCAATGACAGTTCGCGAACCAGTGGACATGGCTCGTGCCATTGCTCGGCTCGGAGTCGCCCGAGGCATAAGCGCGTTCGAGCGCTACGGTTACATAGAACGCAATGGTCAGTCCACTTTCGCCGTTCCTCTTGGCCGTTGGAAAGTTGTCTCACAGCCGAATCAAAGCCTGCTTTCCGATCTCGATACTTATCTGCGCCGAATTTCCCGCGAGGCTGCCGGAAAACGCGCCACTGCCTCGCTCACTACTGCCGCTCGCAGATTGAATGACTCCGTTTTTGCCGTCGCCGCAGATGGAACATCACCTTTCCGCTGGCAAGATGTCCTCCTGGCGCTTTCCGGTGCGGACGCTCTTGCCGCCACGCTTCCTCCGTCAAAAAACGGATTTGGCATTGTGCCGAAACTGCACAGCGGTTGGCTTGTTTCAGCGAATGATGGTTCTGTCGAATTTCGCCTCGCTGTGGCATTTGCATCTCAGAGAGGCATTCGTCGCTACTTTCTGCCACTCAACAAATTTGGAAACCAACTCGACGAAAAAGGCGATGTCAACGTGGTCTGCTCCGGACGCGACTTTGTCGCAGACGCCATCGCCTTTCTCGACCGTCGTCTAATTGATTCAGCAAAAGACACTTCGCGGACGCTTATGCAATTTGCCGACGTCTTCGCCTCGCTCTCTGACATCTCATCATTCCTTCAAGGAGCGCTAGATACCGGACGCATTATGTCTTTAGCCCGCGCATTGATGGCGATTGATTACAAAGACTCATCTCTCATCGCCTCACCCATCGGAAGTGAGCCGCCAGAAGATGCCTTCACTCTGTTCCGTTTCTGCCTCGCTCCTCGTCATTGGCAGAATGATCCTCGCCATTTGCAGAAGGACATTCCTGTTCGCGCCGACATCTTTCGCCGCCTATCTTCTGGCGATCTCTCCTCAGCTTCGCGACTGGCCGCTTCTCATCTGCGTGCCCATGGGTTCATCCCTCCGCTATCAATCGCCGCTGGGGACTCGCGCCTGCTCGCCGCAGCACTCGCATTCCCGCTCTCCAGCGCCTCACGCGACATCCTATTGCGCTCGTTCATTTCTGTCTCCGATAACAACCAACCCAAAAACAAACTACACCAATGA
- the cas3g gene encoding type I-G CRISPR-associated helicase/endonuclease Cas3g, with protein sequence MPSDFANFFEKATGNPPYDYQCRVAELDCESRLISIPTGLGKTAAVILAWLWNRVHNKSDKWPRRLVYCLPMRTLVEQTRDEAEKWIAKLVEADLAQGAPPQVHILMGGEDKSDWDLYPEKPAILIGTQDMLLSRALNRGYGMARARWPMHFGLINNDALWIIDEMQLMGAGLATTAQLQAFRPSGTNTHTWWMSATLQPSWLDTPDTQNLLAELPPIITTSAPTGISKPLTLAPPMDERGIASLIADSHPPRITLVVLNTVNRAHAVYEALLKNKAFVSVADIHLAHSRFRPAERAAWRARFLSRDAAIEKPRVIIATQVVEAGVDISSDKLITELAPWTSLVQRFGRAARYGGTASITVIDIADEKKAAPYDFSALEAARSELKQLTDVSIESLVVREQSLTPERRAVLYPYSPDFLLLPHEIDELFDTTADLSGADLDISRYIRSSSDTDCQIAWIAEKPAPEYAPSTLELCSVPIGDAKKFAETRKNAVWRWDYLDGEWKTAGRDNIFPGITLIALATAGGYSENTGFDLSSKNTVLVVPRQIPPIESPDSRQDSDALSVSASFQTIKEHGEEVLAELQKIGLELSPALEHAALWHDLGKAHPAFQSIIRDNPGKDTAKAPPGHWLKTYRISDNDLRPGFRHELASALALLMLRQSLPVQFTDEDFNLLLYVVVAHHGKVRARLASAPVDQEHPVAKAGGEMPIRGIMKNDVVPGAAFGLPDATLSLDPAAIGFSPKTGAAWTERVIGLLETFGAFRLAYLETLLRAADCRASQPK encoded by the coding sequence ATGCCCTCTGACTTTGCCAATTTCTTCGAAAAGGCCACCGGCAACCCGCCCTACGACTATCAATGCCGCGTTGCCGAACTCGATTGCGAGTCTCGTCTCATCTCCATCCCCACCGGCCTCGGCAAAACCGCCGCCGTCATCCTCGCCTGGCTCTGGAACCGCGTGCACAACAAATCCGACAAATGGCCCCGCCGCCTAGTTTACTGCCTACCCATGCGCACACTGGTCGAGCAAACGCGCGACGAAGCCGAAAAGTGGATCGCCAAACTCGTCGAAGCCGACCTGGCCCAAGGAGCCCCTCCCCAAGTCCACATCCTTATGGGCGGCGAAGACAAAAGTGACTGGGACCTCTACCCCGAAAAACCCGCCATCCTCATCGGCACCCAAGACATGCTCCTCTCTCGCGCCCTCAATCGCGGCTATGGCATGGCCCGTGCCCGTTGGCCTATGCACTTTGGCCTCATCAACAACGATGCTCTCTGGATAATCGATGAAATGCAACTCATGGGAGCAGGGCTTGCCACCACCGCACAACTGCAAGCTTTCCGACCAAGTGGAACTAACACGCATACGTGGTGGATGAGCGCCACGCTGCAACCATCATGGCTCGACACGCCGGATACGCAGAATCTGCTCGCTGAACTTCCGCCGATCATTACAACCTCAGCACCTACTGGGATTTCAAAACCACTCACACTGGCACCCCCAATGGACGAAAGAGGGATTGCCAGCCTCATCGCCGACAGTCACCCACCCCGCATTACCCTCGTTGTTCTTAATACCGTGAATCGAGCGCACGCCGTTTACGAGGCACTGCTCAAAAACAAAGCGTTCGTCAGTGTTGCCGACATTCACCTCGCACACTCGCGCTTCCGTCCAGCAGAAAGAGCAGCTTGGCGGGCGCGGTTCTTAAGTCGAGACGCGGCCATTGAAAAACCACGGGTTATCATCGCCACACAAGTAGTCGAAGCCGGCGTGGACATTTCCTCTGACAAGCTGATCACTGAACTCGCACCTTGGACCTCTCTTGTGCAACGTTTCGGGCGAGCTGCACGTTACGGGGGCACGGCCAGCATCACCGTGATCGACATTGCTGACGAAAAAAAGGCCGCACCGTATGATTTCTCCGCACTCGAAGCCGCCCGCTCCGAACTCAAACAACTCACCGATGTTTCTATCGAATCTTTGGTCGTCCGTGAACAATCGCTCACACCGGAACGCCGCGCTGTGCTTTATCCATATTCGCCGGACTTCTTGCTCCTTCCTCACGAAATAGACGAACTCTTCGACACCACAGCGGATTTGAGTGGTGCCGATCTCGATATTTCGCGTTACATCCGTTCTAGCTCGGACACTGACTGCCAGATCGCATGGATCGCCGAAAAGCCTGCGCCCGAATACGCACCATCAACTCTAGAACTATGCTCCGTGCCGATTGGTGATGCGAAGAAATTTGCTGAGACACGAAAAAACGCGGTCTGGCGTTGGGACTATCTGGATGGCGAATGGAAAACCGCTGGTAGAGACAACATTTTTCCTGGCATCACCTTGATCGCGCTCGCTACAGCCGGAGGATACTCAGAGAATACTGGATTCGACCTTTCATCGAAAAATACCGTCTTAGTCGTGCCCCGGCAAATCCCTCCTATTGAATCTCCCGATTCACGGCAAGACTCCGATGCCCTGTCTGTTTCTGCTTCATTTCAAACCATCAAGGAACATGGCGAGGAAGTCCTCGCTGAGTTACAGAAAATCGGCCTTGAACTCTCCCCCGCGCTCGAACACGCCGCACTCTGGCACGATCTCGGAAAAGCCCATCCGGCATTTCAATCCATCATCAGAGACAACCCAGGAAAAGACACGGCGAAAGCTCCTCCTGGCCACTGGCTGAAAACTTACAGAATCTCCGACAACGATCTGCGCCCAGGCTTTCGCCACGAACTCGCCTCTGCTTTGGCACTGCTCATGTTGCGTCAATCACTCCCCGTGCAATTCACCGACGAGGATTTTAATTTACTACTATATGTCGTCGTTGCGCACCACGGAAAAGTCCGCGCCCGCCTCGCCTCCGCACCTGTCGACCAAGAGCACCCCGTCGCCAAAGCGGGAGGCGAAATGCCCATTCGTGGCATCATGAAAAACGATGTTGTGCCAGGCGCAGCATTCGGACTGCCCGACGCCACCCTCTCACTTGATCCCGCAGCGATTGGGTTCTCTCCAAAAACAGGTGCAGCATGGACCGAGCGGGTGATCGGCCTACTGGAAACCTTTGGTGCATTCCGTCTTGCCTATCTTGAAACACTTTTGCGCGCCGCCGACTGCCGCGCTTCCCAACCAAAATGA